The Toxorhynchites rutilus septentrionalis strain SRP chromosome 3, ASM2978413v1, whole genome shotgun sequence genome includes a region encoding these proteins:
- the LOC129777882 gene encoding uncharacterized protein C1orf50 homolog — protein sequence MLSSNNMKRMADTSTAEQYQEAMAKVTLVERNPCPNGTAIVSLYRSGRREAEDIVELAKEIQASDIQVKNNACAKLLVIAEQVRFLQEQARKILEETQSAQDLHHAACNFKKIPGNIYHLYKRESGQRYFSMLSPAEWGTSAINQSYVGSYRLEHDLSWTAVEKIQEVSNNLTWAKNLVESAGSKQLDLLAIDKVTEDSMETS from the coding sequence ATGTTGTCCTCGAATAACATGAAAAGAATGGCAGATACATCAACAGCTGAGCAGTATCAGGAAGCGATGGCTAAGGTAACTCTGGTAGAACGAAATCCTTGTCCTAATGGGACCGCGATCGTCAGCTTATATCGCAGTGGCCGCCGCGAGGCTGAGGACATAGTCGAACTTGCCAAAGAAATCCAAGCGTCGGACATTCAAGTGAAAAACAACGCTTGCGCGAAGCTACTGGTCATAGCCGAACAGGTCAGGTTTCTTCAGGAGCAGGCTCGCAAAATTCTGGAGGAAACACAATCTGCGCAGGATTTACATCATGCGGCTTGTAACTTTAAGAAGATTCCTGGAAATATTTACCATCTATACAAGAGGGAATCGGGACAACGCTATTTCAGTATGCTTTCTCCGGCAGAGTGGGGAACGAGTGCCATCAATCAGAGCTACGTGGGAAGCTACCGACTCGAACATGATCTGTCTTGGACTGCTGTTGAGAAGATACAGGAAGTCAGCAACAACCTCACGTGGGCAAAGAATCTAGTGGAATCCGCTGGTTCAAAACAGCTAGATCTTTTGGCGATAGATAAAGTCACTGAAGATTCGATGGAGACGAGCTAG